From the genome of Meiothermus cerbereus DSM 11376, one region includes:
- a CDS encoding putative nucleotidyltransferase substrate binding domain-containing protein has product MNPVDFIREHAPFHLLPPEALGQVERGLEITFYPKGSKVLERNGPKSQHLYMIRKGLARLERDGQAMVHLEEGDIFGYPSLIAQDTPAFDVIAEEDLLVYRWPEKVFHQLMEYRPFAEFFTKGLAERLRLVTQREGLELTSIDLSLPVGELVTRPPVFVARNATVQKAAEVMREHQISSVLVEGSPMGILTDRDLRNRVLAVGKGPDTPLLEVMSAPAKTLPASTPLFEALSFMVAQGIHHLPVEQDGQILGVVTDTVFMRQQARSPLHLLRRLERTRSLDDLKGYAQELSGIAESLLAGGLGASEIGRSVSSLNDQLIHILLQMAEERLGAPPTPYAWIVFGSEGRMEQALLTDQDNALAYAEESPEARRYFAELAEYVVGGLIQAGFPPCPGGYMATHWHKPISEWQKLFQHWVETPTPQELLEAQIFFDFRNVHGELSLEALDKIVATSGEQGIFLAHLARASLQFRPPIGFLRRIKEEDGGVDIKKGGIAPIVSLARVYALEAGSLAKGTVERLRAAAHKNKLSQEGAETLIEAFGFLMRLRLRQQLASIRQGLPPSNKIQLDNLSSLERRHLKEAFLQIRQMQESMSLRFQTDRLG; this is encoded by the coding sequence GTGAATCCGGTTGATTTTATTCGTGAGCATGCCCCCTTCCACCTGTTGCCCCCAGAAGCCCTGGGCCAGGTGGAGCGGGGTCTGGAGATAACCTTTTATCCCAAGGGCAGCAAGGTATTGGAGCGCAACGGCCCCAAAAGCCAGCACCTGTACATGATTCGAAAGGGTCTGGCCCGTCTCGAGCGCGATGGTCAAGCTATGGTTCATCTGGAAGAGGGGGACATTTTTGGCTATCCCTCCCTCATCGCACAAGACACACCGGCCTTCGATGTGATTGCCGAGGAAGACCTGCTGGTCTACCGCTGGCCTGAAAAGGTCTTCCATCAGCTAATGGAGTATCGCCCGTTTGCCGAGTTTTTTACCAAGGGCCTGGCGGAGCGCTTGCGTCTGGTAACGCAGCGCGAGGGCCTCGAGCTGACCAGCATTGACCTCAGCCTGCCCGTGGGCGAGCTGGTAACCCGGCCGCCGGTATTTGTAGCGCGCAATGCCACGGTGCAAAAAGCCGCAGAAGTCATGCGTGAACACCAGATCAGCTCGGTGCTGGTCGAGGGCAGTCCAATGGGTATCCTGACCGACCGCGACCTACGCAACCGGGTGCTGGCCGTGGGGAAAGGCCCCGATACCCCTTTGCTTGAGGTGATGAGCGCCCCTGCCAAAACCCTGCCCGCCAGCACCCCCTTATTTGAAGCCCTCTCCTTTATGGTGGCCCAGGGCATTCACCACCTGCCAGTCGAGCAAGACGGACAAATTTTGGGGGTGGTAACCGATACCGTATTCATGCGACAGCAGGCCAGAAGCCCCTTGCACCTACTACGGCGGCTCGAGCGCACCCGCAGCCTGGATGACCTGAAAGGCTATGCCCAAGAGCTGAGCGGCATCGCCGAGTCGCTGCTGGCGGGGGGCCTGGGGGCCAGCGAAATTGGCCGCAGTGTCAGCTCGCTCAACGATCAGTTAATTCACATCTTGCTTCAGATGGCCGAAGAGCGCCTGGGTGCGCCCCCTACGCCTTACGCCTGGATTGTCTTCGGCTCCGAAGGGCGCATGGAACAGGCCTTGCTCACCGACCAGGACAATGCCCTGGCCTATGCCGAGGAAAGCCCCGAAGCGAGGCGCTACTTTGCCGAGCTAGCCGAGTATGTGGTGGGCGGCCTGATTCAGGCTGGCTTTCCTCCCTGCCCTGGCGGTTATATGGCCACCCACTGGCACAAACCCATCTCCGAGTGGCAAAAACTCTTCCAGCACTGGGTCGAGACCCCCACCCCGCAGGAGTTGCTCGAGGCCCAGATTTTCTTCGATTTCCGCAATGTTCACGGCGAGCTTTCGCTAGAAGCCCTGGACAAAATAGTGGCTACCAGCGGTGAGCAGGGAATCTTTTTGGCGCACCTGGCCCGGGCTTCTTTGCAGTTTCGGCCCCCCATCGGTTTTCTCCGTCGAATTAAGGAAGAAGACGGTGGCGTGGATATCAAGAAGGGGGGTATCGCCCCCATCGTCAGCCTGGCCCGGGTATACGCCCTGGAAGCAGGCAGCCTCGCCAAAGGAACCGTTGAGCGCCTAAGGGCCGCAGCCCACAAGAACAAGCTGAGCCAGGAAGGGGCCGAGACCCTCATTGAAGCCTTCGGTTTTCTGATGCGCTTAAGGCTGCGTCAGCAGCTCGCGAGCATACGGCAGGGACTTCCCCCTAGCAACAAGATTCAACTGGATAACCTTTCCTCGCTCGAACGCCGTCACCTCAAGGAAGCCTTTTTACAGATCCGCCAAATGCAGGAGTCCATGAGCCTCCGCTTCCAAACAGACCGGCTGGGCTAG
- a CDS encoding 3'-5' exonuclease yields MNLWPFRKSPPWNEVHYWALDLETSGLNPSDQILSVGMVPIRNGVIEFGAHFYSLVRPAHPEALSTEGIKAHHILPCELETAPPLPEVLEEIQRRIGQDVLLLHFSSVDLGFLRQSYKALGRPWIKPVVVDTAVLLTRLSERRRRLEPHSKPYPSGLGAARALFGLPPHLEHHALWDALATAELFLMLRHQLQAQTLRQLV; encoded by the coding sequence ATGAACCTGTGGCCTTTTCGCAAAAGCCCCCCTTGGAACGAGGTTCACTACTGGGCTTTGGACCTGGAAACCAGCGGGCTGAACCCTTCTGATCAGATTCTATCGGTGGGGATGGTTCCCATCCGAAACGGGGTTATCGAGTTCGGTGCACACTTTTATAGCCTGGTGAGGCCAGCACACCCCGAGGCCCTTTCGACCGAGGGTATCAAGGCCCATCACATCCTGCCCTGCGAGCTGGAGACTGCACCGCCCCTACCCGAAGTGCTTGAGGAAATACAACGACGCATCGGCCAGGACGTGCTGCTTTTGCACTTTAGCTCGGTAGATTTGGGGTTTCTGCGGCAAAGCTATAAGGCCCTGGGGCGACCCTGGATAAAACCCGTGGTGGTGGACACCGCAGTGCTGCTGACCAGACTGAGCGAACGACGGCGGCGGCTCGAGCCCCACAGCAAGCCCTATCCCAGTGGGCTGGGAGCGGCCCGGGCCCTGTTCGGCCTGCCCCCCCACCTCGAGCACCATGCCCTGTGGGACGCCCTGGCAACAGCCGAGCTGTTTCTGATGCTGCGGCACCAACTACAAGCACAAACCCTGCGCCAGCTCGTATGA
- a CDS encoding lipid II:glycine glycyltransferase FemX has product MLRLEPISQAAIWNQMVSSLPIASALQSWGWGEVKKLSGWQPERWAVFDGEQLIAAAQLFRRRLGGPLSMLYAPRGPALRELDDLPRVVEALKQKANGAVYLKLEPEVGIPASQPVKEFPQAHIEETIQPEYSIWLDLRQGREGLLAQMDNMHRRNTKLAEKRVVTSIEGMEAFEEFWQLFEETNRRARLLQHAKVYYQTVLREMNQPLGEAFISIARLQGRALAAGLFVAFAGKVDYLYGGSSRENSNAKAPNGMHWGAMQWGIEKGYRIYDLWGVPRQTEGSHAAGIDAFKEGFGGQRVRFPSYDVALSPLYGPVKKALRLRKSWINYRTRGTTRDVL; this is encoded by the coding sequence GTGTTGAGATTGGAACCCATTTCCCAGGCTGCCATCTGGAACCAGATGGTGTCATCGTTGCCTATTGCCAGCGCTTTACAGTCGTGGGGCTGGGGTGAGGTCAAAAAACTTTCGGGCTGGCAGCCGGAGCGCTGGGCGGTATTTGATGGTGAGCAGCTAATTGCAGCGGCCCAGCTTTTTCGGCGGCGGTTGGGGGGGCCACTCTCGATGCTTTATGCCCCCCGTGGGCCGGCCCTGCGGGAGCTGGACGACCTGCCCAGGGTGGTCGAGGCCCTGAAGCAAAAAGCAAATGGGGCGGTGTATCTGAAGCTCGAGCCCGAAGTTGGAATTCCTGCTAGCCAGCCAGTTAAAGAGTTCCCCCAGGCCCACATCGAAGAGACCATTCAACCCGAATACTCCATCTGGCTTGACCTGAGGCAGGGCCGCGAAGGCCTGCTGGCACAGATGGACAACATGCACCGGCGCAACACCAAGCTGGCCGAAAAGCGCGTGGTTACCAGCATCGAGGGCATGGAGGCCTTCGAGGAGTTCTGGCAGTTGTTCGAGGAGACCAACCGCCGGGCCAGGCTCCTGCAACATGCCAAAGTCTACTATCAGACCGTTTTGCGCGAGATGAACCAGCCTCTGGGAGAGGCTTTTATTTCCATCGCCCGCTTGCAGGGCAGGGCCCTGGCAGCCGGCTTGTTTGTGGCCTTTGCGGGAAAGGTGGACTACCTCTATGGCGGAAGCAGCCGCGAGAACTCCAACGCCAAGGCCCCCAATGGCATGCACTGGGGAGCCATGCAGTGGGGCATCGAGAAGGGTTACCGCATCTACGACTTATGGGGTGTGCCACGCCAGACCGAAGGCAGCCATGCCGCTGGCATCGACGCCTTCAAAGAAGGTTTTGGTGGGCAGCGGGTGCGATTCCCGTCCTATGATGTGGCCCTGTCGCCCCTTTATGGGCCTGTTAAAAAGGCTTTGCGCCTGAGGAAAAGCTGGATTAACTACCGAACTCGAGGCACCACCCGCGATGTGCTGTAG
- the pheA gene encoding prephenate dehydratase produces the protein MRIAFQGTEGAYSEEASLKAFPNAQTIGLPTFHQVFSAVSNHEVDLGVVPVENTTAGIINQTYDLLLETDLHVVGELVLKVEHCLLAPPGTRLEEIRKVKSHPQGLAQCDGFIARYKLEAEPVYDTAGAARELAEHPQPGLAAIASRRAAERYGLAVLAEGIQDFIGNYTRFFVLSREDMPRQEGPYKTSVVFTTRHRPGELLAALQAFADQGINLTKLESRPRRDPDRPFSPIFYADFEGHAEDPGPSQALLTLLRRASFVKVLGSYPAVTSWGLLKEP, from the coding sequence ATGCGTATTGCTTTCCAGGGAACCGAGGGTGCCTACAGCGAAGAAGCCTCGCTCAAAGCCTTCCCAAATGCCCAGACCATTGGCCTGCCCACCTTTCACCAGGTATTTTCGGCGGTATCCAATCACGAAGTAGACCTGGGGGTAGTTCCGGTAGAAAACACCACCGCCGGCATCATCAACCAGACCTACGATCTGCTGCTCGAGACCGACCTGCATGTGGTCGGCGAGCTGGTGCTGAAGGTCGAGCACTGCCTGCTGGCCCCGCCGGGAACCCGTCTGGAAGAGATTCGCAAGGTCAAGAGCCACCCCCAGGGCCTGGCCCAGTGCGACGGCTTTATTGCCCGCTACAAGCTCGAGGCCGAACCCGTCTACGACACCGCCGGAGCCGCCCGCGAGCTGGCCGAGCACCCCCAGCCCGGCCTGGCCGCCATTGCCAGCCGGCGCGCTGCCGAACGCTACGGCCTGGCAGTGCTGGCCGAGGGCATTCAGGACTTTATTGGCAACTACACCCGCTTCTTTGTGCTTTCGCGGGAAGATATGCCCCGCCAGGAAGGCCCGTACAAAACCTCGGTGGTTTTTACCACCCGCCACCGACCGGGCGAGTTACTGGCGGCCTTACAGGCTTTTGCCGACCAGGGCATCAACCTGACCAAGCTCGAGTCACGTCCGCGCCGCGACCCCGACCGCCCTTTCTCCCCTATTTTCTATGCCGACTTCGAGGGCCACGCCGAAGACCCAGGGCCTTCCCAGGCTTTGCTAACCCTTTTGCGTCGGGCCTCGTTTGTCAAGGTGCTGGGCTCATACCCCGCCGTAACCAGCTGGGGCCTCCTCAAGGAGCCATAA
- a CDS encoding OmpH family outer membrane protein — protein sequence MKRFSLFVPILAGLLLSSLLVAQTQPTANKIGYLNARAVVEAHPQFAKVKEIQTKAEAELKPLREQLQSLDTKLRAGNATAQEQQAYRTAAQNLEAAGQKWTEQQNAVLRPITEDIDKVISKVAKEQGFAIVLDQEVAASSGLVVYAAQELDLTQAIVRALPK from the coding sequence ATGAAGCGATTTTCACTGTTTGTGCCAATCCTGGCCGGATTACTCTTAAGCAGCCTGCTGGTGGCACAAACCCAGCCCACAGCCAACAAAATTGGCTACCTCAACGCCAGGGCTGTGGTAGAAGCCCATCCCCAGTTTGCTAAGGTGAAGGAAATTCAAACCAAAGCCGAAGCGGAACTCAAGCCCCTTCGCGAGCAGTTACAGTCCCTGGACACCAAACTTCGTGCTGGCAACGCAACCGCCCAGGAACAGCAAGCCTACCGTACCGCGGCCCAGAACCTGGAAGCGGCAGGCCAGAAGTGGACCGAGCAGCAAAACGCCGTCCTACGGCCCATCACAGAGGATATTGACAAGGTTATTAGCAAGGTGGCCAAGGAGCAAGGTTTTGCTATTGTGTTGGATCAGGAGGTTGCCGCCAGCAGTGGCCTGGTTGTTTATGCCGCCCAGGAGCTCGATCTGACCCAGGCCATCGTGCGGGCCTTACCCAAATAA
- a CDS encoding OmpH family outer membrane protein, with amino-acid sequence MNKNWLFAVALLSLLLGGSLIAQNRPTPNRIGYVDAEKVVQAHKDFKKVQDIRNQAERELKPIRDQLQPLEAKLRAGNATAKEQQDYRVLAQSLQEAGKKWTDRTNAALKPITEEIDQVIARVAQQQGFAMVFDKKVAATSGLVVYAADELEITDAVIKALPK; translated from the coding sequence ATGAACAAGAACTGGTTGTTTGCTGTGGCACTTCTAAGCTTGCTGCTGGGTGGCTCCCTCATCGCGCAAAACCGCCCCACACCGAACCGCATTGGCTATGTGGATGCCGAGAAGGTGGTGCAAGCCCACAAGGACTTCAAAAAGGTGCAGGACATCCGCAATCAGGCCGAGCGTGAATTAAAGCCCATCCGCGACCAGCTTCAACCCCTCGAGGCCAAGCTGCGGGCCGGAAACGCCACCGCCAAAGAGCAGCAGGATTATCGTGTGCTGGCCCAAAGCCTGCAAGAAGCGGGCAAGAAATGGACTGACCGCACCAACGCTGCCCTGAAGCCGATCACTGAAGAAATTGACCAGGTCATCGCCCGGGTGGCCCAGCAGCAGGGCTTTGCCATGGTATTTGATAAGAAGGTGGCGGCCACCAGTGGTCTGGTTGTTTATGCTGCCGACGAACTCGAGATCACCGATGCCGTGATCAAAGCCCTCCCCAAGTAA
- a CDS encoding DNA translocase FtsK has protein sequence MAKGKSKAGKAGKASPTERKRDLEAFALLVMGLAALLAAAIYFGSNLAGQVGSSIQGFFWGNLGYLAWLIPPTLALLSVWLLLDRPLGGFARTTALVSLAGVITLPLVAHLSRPSGGLLGSSLHGLLVGNLGNFGLLIPLLALSLVADLALHRKPGFLLSKGFRRVVLAGRRLYQAFRLSQAANRLLQEVRALAMRYPEHKALLTLQTDLEAFRRNPQDREAIEGLARLLNDFKTERSKELAGKLAAEARPLAERLERLAAALAAPLQGDGLAQTLEERRAALLLEIGALLSKTQTLTRQAEAAAKVLASPSTARVLLTLLDEHQNRLAAWQECEALTRNLEQRVDGWLRWEEWVESAPLEAHPAGLRVLLEKGLQAEPPAFEVATARPPAEPTFDFDLIFPEPDRVQTAGKTAAPENPISKSTSTPVSSASARSSTALRLPGFDLLDPPEPPRFDPKILEYNTQRQVELINNTLKHHGVEARVVSWSRGPTVTRFELEPAPGEKISRVQNLHNDLALALAAGSVRIEAPIPGKSVIGLEVPNTERELVRYSEAIQSSAFTRSKDTLPMVLGKSIDGEVWVRDLARMPHLLIAGSTGSGKSVAVNTLITSLLFKYLATELRFLMIDPKMVELTPYEGIPHLVRPVVTNPADAAGVLLGAVAHMERRYKMMSQVGARNLEQFNQKMRAAGEATLPYLVIVIDELADLMITAPKEVEQAILRLAQMARATGMHLILATQRPSVDILTSLIKVNIPARMAFAVSSGFDSRTILDTYGAERLVGQGDMLFHQPGLPKPVRLQGPFLSETEVHRIAAFLREQSFEDAFVVQYGSDFEGPLNLGGGGGADAGEIDFGDPLLKKAAEIVIEEGYASVSRLQRRLSVGHARAGKLVDALEAMGIVGPHQGSKPRDVLITRDQLPEYFGGG, from the coding sequence ATGGCGAAGGGCAAATCCAAAGCAGGTAAAGCAGGCAAAGCCTCCCCCACGGAACGCAAGCGCGACCTCGAGGCTTTCGCTTTGCTGGTAATGGGACTGGCAGCGCTGCTGGCTGCCGCCATCTATTTTGGCTCCAATCTGGCTGGGCAGGTAGGCAGCAGTATTCAGGGGTTTTTCTGGGGCAACCTGGGGTATCTGGCCTGGCTTATTCCCCCAACGCTGGCCTTGCTTAGCGTGTGGCTGCTGCTGGATCGGCCTCTGGGCGGTTTTGCCAGAACCACCGCCCTGGTATCGCTGGCAGGTGTAATCACCCTGCCACTGGTGGCCCATCTCTCCAGGCCTTCCGGGGGGCTGCTGGGCAGCAGCCTGCACGGTTTGTTGGTGGGCAATTTAGGCAATTTCGGCCTGCTCATTCCCCTGCTGGCCCTCAGTTTGGTGGCCGACCTGGCTCTACACCGGAAGCCTGGTTTCCTCCTCAGCAAGGGTTTTCGGCGCGTCGTGCTGGCAGGCAGGCGTTTGTACCAGGCCTTTCGCCTTTCCCAGGCGGCCAATCGGCTGCTTCAGGAGGTTCGGGCTCTGGCTATGCGCTACCCCGAACACAAGGCCTTGCTAACCCTACAAACAGACCTCGAGGCTTTTCGCCGCAATCCCCAAGACCGCGAGGCCATCGAGGGGCTGGCCCGGTTGCTGAACGACTTTAAAACCGAACGCAGCAAAGAGTTAGCGGGTAAGCTGGCCGCCGAGGCGCGTCCCCTTGCGGAACGCCTCGAGCGCCTGGCTGCTGCGCTGGCTGCGCCGCTACAAGGCGATGGTCTGGCCCAGACCTTGGAGGAACGCCGCGCAGCCCTGCTGCTGGAGATTGGCGCGCTGCTTAGCAAAACCCAGACCCTCACCCGCCAGGCCGAGGCTGCCGCCAAAGTGCTGGCCAGCCCCAGCACGGCACGGGTTTTGCTAACGCTCTTAGACGAGCACCAAAACCGCCTGGCGGCCTGGCAGGAATGCGAAGCCCTTACACGGAACCTGGAACAGCGGGTAGACGGCTGGCTGCGCTGGGAAGAGTGGGTGGAGTCTGCGCCGCTGGAAGCCCATCCGGCTGGGCTACGGGTTTTGCTGGAAAAGGGCCTGCAGGCCGAACCACCCGCCTTCGAGGTGGCAACGGCCAGGCCCCCCGCCGAGCCGACCTTCGACTTCGATCTGATCTTCCCCGAACCCGACAGGGTGCAGACTGCCGGCAAAACGGCTGCGCCGGAAAACCCCATAAGCAAGAGCACAAGCACCCCCGTTTCTTCCGCTTCGGCCAGGTCTTCGACAGCCCTAAGGCTGCCAGGCTTCGATCTACTTGATCCCCCCGAGCCTCCTCGCTTCGACCCCAAGATTCTGGAATACAACACCCAGCGGCAGGTTGAGCTCATCAACAACACGCTGAAGCATCACGGGGTGGAGGCCCGGGTGGTGAGCTGGTCCCGCGGGCCCACGGTTACGCGTTTCGAGCTCGAGCCCGCCCCCGGTGAAAAAATCAGCCGGGTGCAGAACCTCCACAACGACCTGGCCCTGGCCCTGGCCGCCGGCTCGGTGCGTATCGAGGCACCCATCCCGGGCAAAAGCGTGATTGGCCTCGAGGTGCCCAACACCGAGCGTGAGCTGGTGCGCTACAGCGAGGCCATCCAGTCCAGCGCCTTTACCCGCAGCAAAGACACCCTGCCGATGGTACTGGGCAAGAGCATCGACGGCGAGGTCTGGGTGAGGGATCTGGCCCGCATGCCGCACCTGCTGATTGCCGGCTCTACTGGCTCGGGTAAGTCGGTGGCGGTCAATACCCTCATCACCAGCCTGCTCTTCAAGTACCTAGCCACCGAGCTGCGCTTCTTGATGATTGACCCCAAGATGGTGGAGCTTACGCCCTACGAGGGTATCCCGCACCTGGTGCGGCCGGTGGTGACCAACCCCGCCGACGCCGCCGGGGTACTCCTGGGCGCAGTAGCCCACATGGAGCGGCGCTACAAGATGATGAGCCAGGTGGGCGCGCGCAACCTCGAGCAGTTCAACCAAAAGATGCGGGCCGCAGGCGAGGCCACCCTGCCCTATCTGGTCATCGTGATTGATGAGCTGGCCGACCTGATGATTACCGCCCCCAAGGAAGTGGAACAGGCCATTTTGCGCCTGGCCCAGATGGCCCGCGCCACCGGGATGCACCTGATCCTGGCTACCCAGCGCCCCTCGGTGGACATCCTGACCTCGCTCATCAAGGTTAATATCCCCGCCCGGATGGCCTTCGCGGTCTCGTCGGGCTTCGATTCCCGCACCATCCTGGATACCTACGGGGCCGAGCGGCTGGTAGGGCAGGGCGATATGCTCTTCCACCAGCCGGGTCTGCCCAAGCCAGTGCGCCTGCAAGGCCCCTTCCTATCCGAGACCGAGGTGCACCGCATCGCCGCCTTCTTGCGCGAACAGAGCTTCGAGGACGCCTTCGTGGTGCAGTACGGCAGCGATTTTGAAGGCCCCCTGAACCTGGGCGGGGGCGGGGGGGCTGATGCGGGTGAGATCGACTTTGGCGACCCCCTGCTCAAGAAAGCCGCCGAGATTGTGATTGAGGAGGGCTACGCCTCAGTCTCGAGGCTTCAGCGCCGACTCTCGGTGGGGCACGCCCGCGCCGGCAAGCTGGTAGACGCCCTCGAGGCCATGGGCATCGTGGGGCCGCACCAGGGCAGCAAGCCCAGGGATGTGCTGATTACCCGCGACCAGCTACCGGAGTACTTTGGCGGAGGATAG
- a CDS encoding S8 family serine peptidase, whose translation MRLYILSVLLVLAGCSTQGALAPAHTIPGVVVMEGLEGSLALRVGTNVAWRVDALSNWFRVSPSSGIGPKVVQLKADFAGEVADQPEYTGRLMVSGDVEATVEVRLPLVRVVGAVAEGGPPNAQTIGLGTRAMSAQALPETQSAKQTEILVKYRRDLRAVALPQGVRVLSHDQVGRVTKLSTSSPAALLQRLRLDPSVEWAEINGIVTAQGEPTDQFYPQQWYLRTTGARFTYLQTYPNPITVAVVDTGVRYDHPDLAGKLWHPGEGAYDFVGDAAPPDGPCGSPVPNNPGDTDPTDPCDQQAPTGGSHGTHVTGIMVATSGTFTPACPTCTDSGIVGMAYNAPIKVLPLRVLDPSGNGTFEDVALAIRYAAGIPVQKAGQTLLNPRPVQVINLSLGAPNFSHIMCEAVADVVARGVLVVAAAGNFQNRSPGAMVYPASCPGAISVAATDQNNQVTFYSQQNSRVDVAAPGGNTTQPGGGILSTTWNYTTNLPNYTFYMGTSQATPQVAAALAMLLSSGRASTASEAWNLLRANLTDLGAPGRDDAYGHGLLNLPGAFAWTLPKGDFVVSFSGPSSRQVPVVNGQFQTHLVPGSYLVTACRDDSGNGLCDNGEPRVERLVQVSGRSTLDLGTLYVGP comes from the coding sequence ATGCGCCTCTATATTCTTTCGGTTTTGCTGGTGCTGGCAGGCTGCTCGACCCAGGGGGCTTTGGCCCCGGCCCACACCATTCCTGGCGTGGTGGTTATGGAGGGCCTCGAGGGCAGCCTGGCCTTGCGGGTGGGTACCAACGTGGCCTGGCGCGTAGATGCACTCAGCAACTGGTTCAGGGTAAGCCCCAGCAGCGGTATCGGCCCCAAAGTGGTTCAGCTCAAGGCCGATTTTGCCGGCGAGGTTGCCGACCAGCCGGAGTACACTGGCCGCCTGATGGTCTCGGGCGACGTGGAAGCCACGGTTGAAGTGCGCCTGCCCCTGGTGCGGGTGGTGGGTGCGGTGGCCGAGGGGGGGCCCCCCAACGCCCAGACCATAGGCCTGGGAACTCGAGCAATGTCCGCTCAGGCTCTGCCGGAAACCCAAAGCGCGAAGCAAACCGAGATCCTGGTCAAGTACCGCCGAGACCTGCGGGCAGTGGCCTTGCCCCAGGGAGTCCGGGTGCTCTCGCACGACCAGGTGGGCCGTGTAACTAAGCTTTCTACCTCGAGCCCAGCGGCGTTGTTGCAGCGTCTGCGCCTCGACCCCAGCGTGGAGTGGGCCGAAATAAACGGCATCGTAACGGCCCAGGGCGAGCCCACCGACCAGTTTTACCCCCAGCAGTGGTACCTGCGCACCACCGGCGCACGCTTTACGTACCTGCAAACCTACCCAAACCCCATCACGGTAGCGGTGGTGGATACCGGGGTGCGCTACGACCACCCCGACCTTGCAGGTAAGCTCTGGCATCCCGGGGAAGGCGCCTACGATTTTGTGGGCGACGCCGCGCCTCCCGACGGCCCCTGTGGTTCCCCCGTCCCCAACAACCCCGGCGACACCGACCCCACCGACCCGTGCGACCAGCAGGCCCCGACCGGGGGCAGCCACGGAACCCACGTAACCGGCATTATGGTGGCGACCAGCGGTACCTTTACGCCGGCCTGCCCCACCTGCACCGACTCGGGCATCGTCGGGATGGCCTACAATGCCCCCATCAAGGTGCTGCCGCTGCGGGTATTAGACCCGAGTGGCAATGGTACTTTCGAGGACGTGGCCCTGGCCATCCGCTATGCCGCGGGCATTCCGGTGCAGAAAGCCGGCCAGACGCTGCTCAACCCCCGGCCTGTGCAGGTCATCAATCTTTCGCTGGGTGCGCCAAACTTCTCTCACATAATGTGCGAGGCGGTGGCGGATGTGGTTGCGCGGGGGGTGCTGGTAGTGGCAGCTGCCGGTAATTTTCAGAACCGGAGTCCTGGTGCGATGGTCTATCCAGCTTCTTGCCCAGGGGCTATCTCAGTTGCGGCCACCGATCAGAACAATCAAGTGACCTTCTATAGCCAACAAAACAGCAGGGTAGATGTGGCAGCCCCGGGTGGCAACACCACCCAGCCCGGCGGTGGTATTCTTTCAACCACCTGGAATTACACCACCAACTTACCCAACTACACCTTCTATATGGGCACTTCCCAGGCCACCCCCCAGGTAGCGGCGGCCCTGGCCATGTTATTGTCGAGTGGCCGGGCCAGCACGGCCAGCGAGGCCTGGAACCTGCTTCGCGCCAACCTGACCGACCTGGGCGCTCCTGGCCGCGACGATGCCTATGGGCATGGCCTGCTCAACCTGCCGGGCGCTTTTGCCTGGACCTTGCCCAAAGGCGATTTTGTAGTCAGCTTCAGTGGTCCCAGCTCCAGGCAGGTTCCGGTGGTGAATGGGCAGTTTCAAACCCATCTGGTGCCGGGAAGCTACCTGGTGACCGCCTGCCGTGACGACTCGGGCAATGGTCTATGCGATAACGGCGAGCCCAGGGTGGAACGCCTGGTGCAGGTGAGTGGCCGAAGCACCCTCGACCTGGGGACGCTATATGTGGGGCCGTAG